Genomic window (Culex pipiens pallens isolate TS chromosome 3, TS_CPP_V2, whole genome shotgun sequence):
TTAGATTAACGATTCTCTTTGTTAGGTtgtgtgtgtttctgttgttgtttttttttctcaacggTGGAAAGGAAGCAAAAGGTTTTCATCTTGTTTCGTTTAGAACAGTAAAGTTtcattgttgttgttatttgttATAACATTACACACTACGATGAAGAAAGACGTCGAAAcgtttagaatttttttgcgacGAAGAATGAGTGTAAATTTTTGCAGCTTGATGGAACGAGAGGGTTGAACGTAATGCAATGAACACCTATCACGATCGATTTGGGAGGAGGAAATTTTCCGAGTGTAAACGAATGTATAGGGGAGGAGTGTCGGCTGTTACGGACAGCCCCCGGGGATTGCCAGCTGCGGACTTCCCTTAGGACGCCGGCGACGACGTGTTGGTGACGGGTTGGAAGTAGTGAATGCCGTTCgtctaaaataaacaaaaaaaaaagtgcttagTGTTGCACGAAATGTTTCATTCAATAAGAAAAGTGTCTTCTTACCGCCATATCGTACTCGGTGATGTAGGCGGGAATCTCGAGCTGGTCCTTGGCGATGGCCGAGTAAAGATGCTCGACGCCGGGCAGCGAGTGGACCTTCGTCTTGATGGCCGGCGCCATGAACGTCGTGAACCACCAGGTCATCATCTTGGTCCAGAAGGTGGGGTGGACGATGTAGAATGCCTTCAGGTTTTTCTTGTATCTGGAATAGAGTGAGGAAAGAAAAGACAATCATTAAAAAAGATACTTTTTTGCAGAATGttttaaatatgaaatattaGAATAACAATGAGAAATCCCTAAAGTCCAAACAAATCAACACTTCAGCTATTCGATTTGTAGATTTAAGAGatctagaaattttaaatccaagatggcggccaaaatggcgtcgcattgagaaaatgcatttgccaattttaaggcaatcaaccattcaaatttgtttaaaataggGTCGCAGCATTATAAttcgattcgattatctgaagtcttgtacaaaaattcgaataatcgaacttcagatagtcgaaactttggaaaattgagGCTTTGGATAGTCAAGTCTAGAGAAGAATACAGGAATAAATAGAAGAAAAATGCCCataatttaaattcattttttatttacaaaaggTGAAATTGAAAAAACCGATTTATATagtataaattattttaatatgtttaagaAGGCAGgaaattaaaacttttgagTCAAACAGCAATATAAACATATTTCACAGAGTAAGGCcatagtaaatatttttcatagttttttttagtgcCAACCAAGCATTAATATTTCAATGGAAGACGGCTCGGCACCGTTCGTccaattttattgttaaaaaagaaacttttgcaaattttttcaattttttcgaaaaaaatacagctttcaaaatatatttgaaaaggttgaaaaaatccatatttaagGACTTTACAAACATTAGGCTAGATTTTAATCAGCATTTTCCAAACTATGAGGGAATTTGCTGAACTCTATCTTAAACGCCATTCGTTTGAAAAACATTGGGTCAAATATCGCAACTTTTGATAATTGCAAaattatgggtcattccaggtcaactgggtacacttttggactcgaccttcaccggtttggaccaaacttggagggaacgttcatctatcgatagttatcaGAAATCCCATGTTTGGAGCTGATTTTACCATCCCTCAATTTTCGGCACCGCCCtcctttttggcgattttctaaaaaacttgtttgtcttttaatcataacattGCAACTAtctgagcaaaagactttctacaggttgcactttaaactttaacccttaaatgccccctaatattaaattttaacgttttaagatTACAAACTCACtgataaaatgtttgaatttgcgcagcactcggaagtacatgatgtacttttcaacaaaaagggtgAAATCCCGCATAGTTTGGTTTTTacatgtgagaaacttatttcggatttgaatgtataggacagagtgctgcgcaaaatcgaactttttgcagtaaaatcgctgtttctcaTCAATAGTTCATTtaagtttgaggtttacattaattattttgtaaaattgtccgatgAACATGatagtgataaaataaaaaaataaaaatataaggaattggtcaaaagtgaATTTCTacacttaaaacgttaaaatattatGTTAGGGGGCATTTttgagggttaaaattttatttttattgaattccttgaacaattttctataaaatgcaacctgtagaaagtcttttgctctaATTGTTGTTTTCTTTGAGGAGGTATttacattattaaaaaatcgtacttattttttttttacttaaataaaaagttttggtTAAAAGACCACATTTCATTGCCAAAATAATGTCTTGGGCAacattggtcaacattttttcATAGTCCTAGCGATatttagcaaaacaaaaaaataatgacatatTGGGTTATGGACacatagaaaaaaatcgaacaaattatTGATATCCTGAGAGGggtataaaaataattattgaatcaactttaaatgtttaactttttatagaagtttttatacaaaaactacattccatggccaaaataatgaccctgataaaattaatcaaaatttcacgattgaTCTAGGCATGTTCTACCATGtgtttagcaaaataaaaataataccaaaTCACTAGAATTTTACTTTTCgtaaaatcttacatttttgaaaactaatgattgaagaACAACTtgtgtaaaattcattttaaatcgtttttttttttattcaaatgttgaggcAATGGCAtgttatataaattttatatttttttattttttcacctgCCCgagtggaatttttttttcttgacagattgtttgctatcaatctatttattgtttaaaaaaaactaactaccGAATTACCGTAATTTTAAATTGCTTGCttaatcacaaaaaatataaaaaaaatgctatttacCTCGAAAAAACATAACTGAAACATTAAAGCAATGATTTATaatataaaagaaatatttaacaaatgattttcaaattcaaaggggtcacgaatttttgaaatgtttttttttcccaaataaaataattacCATTCTagattattgcagattcgaaaagtactttaaatttcccataaaattgcaattcgaaaaaaaaataaactattttcgtAACTTATTCGATTAAATAATTAGTTTATGcaataagttgcaaaaagaagattttttcagcacgagtcgtacaaaaTACGACGACTGctgtaaaaatcaagttttgcaacgagttccatacaacgttttttgcatatccgaaaaacaccctttgaatgaaattgaaaatcaaaagtttaCATATTTAGTCAATCCTccgtttaacactggaacgcccaacgcatgtccaacttacacagacgtccaagcctcccaaaaaaggtggaacggtaacttcaactcgttggttctcgggcataactcaaccaatcgggacgattcttgtttccagtgatttataagaatgtctagatgatcctaaaattttgcaaaacttgatttgaacaaatctgtaatttctgcgaccgaaaacatcgttccaccttttttaaaacgactgcctctgcggaatttttggcaatttttttctacgcgcgaaaaaaaaaatttggaacgatgtttttgatcgcaaaaattacagatttgatcaaattaagttttgcaaagttctagaatcatctagacatcctaacaaatcactggaaagaagaatcatcttgattggttgagttatgcccgagaaccagcgagttgaagttaccgttctaaCTTTGATGgtgccttgggcgttggaatgttaaataaaaacaatgttgagaaatattacttttaaaagcaattctgaaaagttcaacttttcagcatccatttcagtgctacaaaagtagaacttttgcatttgttttgaaaagtgtttccatTCGATTCTACTATTTCtggagaaaagtaggctgtttgaaaatgacaggaaaagtaagtattttAACGACTGAATTacaataatacttttttttttgaattttgaaaacgcCGCCAAATAGGGCTTCcaattttacgtaaaagtccttttacgaatgttcaaaaaaggaaggggtcgtaccgccctccATCCCGAGATATAAAAAATTGGACCCTGAAATCGTGATCTGGGACTAAAATTACCTCTTtaggcaaagtttcacgcaaatcaaaaagggttcggggcaactgatgtgtgagttagcggagaatgacccaaaaTCAAAAGTCGGAGTCGGCATCcgttcaattttaatatttttgcatggGAATTGTTGTTGGATTGAAGTCGGCAAAGTCGGTATTTTTtggagagttgaatttggagtCGCATCAAAACCTACCCGACTCCGAAGCCTTGCATAATATCTAGAAACAGTAACAACTAAATCTTCTGCACTTACTTGTACGGCAGTATGCTGTACACGTCCTTCAGCCACTGCAGCGAGGGATAGTTGTTGGAGCCGGTGAGGGTGTGGAAATAGGCGATCACGTAGTCTCCCTTCACGATCGGATCGAGCAGGTATATCAGGTAGAGCAGGGCCTAGAAATGCGGGATTGATTTgttaaatgataaaatttaaacaagaaaataatGTAGAAGTACCTTCTCCAGATCGATATTATGGGCGGGGAACCATTTGCCACAGAACACGATCACGGGTCGTCCCAGCCGGTCCACGCCACTCTGGTACAGACACCCGATGCCGGACACCTCCGACAGGTCCTCGGTCTTGGCACGACGCAACAGTCGCTCATATCTGGAAGAAAGTGGAAATTGTGGGTGCGATTAGTTTGAGTTGGTCTTGATGGGGGGTTTTCAACTAAGAGGTTTGAGGTTTGACAAGGAGTTTGAGGAAAAGGAAATGATAATTTGATATTTCTATTTGATATAGTGTTGAACCTGTCCGACACTTAAAATTAACGTTATTCATTCCAATCAAAAGTTGTCACGTCACTTTGCAGCACAATTTGTGCTGATTCATCCGGATGTTATTTCGGAAGCCATTCCGCATCAAATTATACAACCACTAAACGACACCCACCCCTCCGTCACTTAAACCTAATCACCACCCACCGAGACGTGAGTTGTGGTGGTGGTCACAGTTCGCAGACCAGAAATGGCTAGATTTTGCTGACAACTTTAAACACTTAAGTTGGGTTGTTGTTGAAGGGCTGGGGTTCCCCCTACCCCACATGTGACACCGGATCGGACCGGACCGGGACAGTTCCCAATATCGGTCACAATGGGTGATTACTGGTTTATGAGGCTGGCGAACAAGTAGAGGTTAGGAatctttgaaaatgatttttaaattgctgCGTAATTGGTCGCTGCATAAATGCAACAGTTTCTGGAACTGAGAGCTGAACTCGCGTTCTGTAAACAATATTTATGTCTTTTAGTTACGGGTGATGTTGATTCCAAGAAAATAccgacaaaaaattaaatcaaatttactttcgaaaaacaaatgtttaaaaaggtACTGAAAGGTTGATGATTGCACGCTCATTCTGATTCACGTTTTCGTTCACGTTGTTATAGATTTCTTATCAGGCACGTGAATAGTGGTGAAGTGATTCATATTATCCCGACCTAAATACATCCGTGTATGAACTGTAACGTGTTCAAGATGTTGCACAATTGATAAACAGTAAAATTGCATcgataaatttattttgttggaAATTGATCATATCCATTTGATCATTTCTGACTTTGCAACCTTGACATTAACGTCCATCGTACGTACGTACTCTTTCTGAAAAATTACCAAAGTAATTTGCCATGTAAATTTCCGAAACGGTTTATGGCCCCCTTCCGGTCATTAGTTTGTACTTTGGTGAAAAGGTTATCGCTGTAAAGTTTCGACCATCTTGCCCCCGCAACCAAGCTGGACAAAGGCGTACCGTAGAATTTATAATGAAGCTAATCTGCCAGTTTCCATACGGAAGGTTTTGCTGATGCCTTTCATTAACTACACTAGCCAGAGATAATCACTCTCCACCCCCAAACAGAACAGTGGCTTCTTGGGAAAGGCCAACATTTCTGCATGCAGATGACGAAGGTCCGATAGTTCCACCCAAAAGGCTTAACCCTTGAAGcagtaatttacattttttagcaAATTCTCACACATGAGCAGCTAATTTAGTTTTACACCCATCAGCGGCAGCCATTGCCACAAGTGTTGTGTTGCTGGGAGGAAACGTTTGAATTTTCCTCACCAGTGGACTTCCGGTGCCCGGAAGGTGTGCCGAGGTACTATCCGGCAAGCGTGGTGGGGGTGTTGTGGTGAGTTATATGGAATCACAGAAAGGAAAAGAAACAGGGTACGTGGAGAGCGACCCTTCCTGGTGCCAGCTCGAATGCATAATTTAGAGGCAACACCGCACTCGGCAATCCACTAAAGTGTAGCGAAAGGACACTgaaataatttcacttttgtgTAACTTGTTTAATTTCCCATATGTATCAGTTGTAGGACTCATAGATATTTCAAATTAACAACTACATTAGAATATGACATTTCGCTTTACAGCATGGTTGGGGGGGAGGGTACTtttcccctgtagattcagaactttATTGTGGTTTGAACACACACCccatgctcaaactcaatccaattcaacgaatcatctctgcggtaaactttacgcagtaggcctggccggtttaacgtTTTGTGATTAGTTGCAATGGTACacaacaaatgttaataaatgacaagaagaggctaggcgtaatctaacctaaggcactctccaggatcccttcgaaagattggctgcgctagggtttgattagattagattagattagattaaaaacaAACATGTAGGGAATTGGACGGGctctcaaaaaaaatacactgaaaggaaaaacacgccactttcttgagatttttcgatttttaagctcaatgtcaaattttaaggttagtcaagattttttttttaagtttgaaacaTTTCTGGAGATGCtataaaaagactcacgaaaaatgcaggatggtttgtctcttataaaaaaatatatcatattTCTTTAAAGTGGTCGTAACGTCAAAATTATGATGAACCGAattgggaatcgattctccagacaattttacgtaaaaggctccaatttcccataagtttttctttgaccacttttcatgttttttgaaaatattgaaacctTTAAATAATCTGTTTTTCATTCTATTTTTCAACAGAAATATTAATAGTGAAAACTGACGAATCGGATGGTTTTAGGACCAAATCCATATCCTGCCAAACAAATGAGATATTCGCCTATATAgtggaccaaaattacccaataTTTGGTGAACATTGATTAGTGTGGAGTTGAGTTATAAGCTCTtaagaagaaaaacaaattacaattgaaattaggccgttgctaatatttttcgaagtttattttttcaggcgtgaaaaaaattatcaattcttggattttttaaaactaatgattgcaaaacaactgggcagatgtgaaatgcattttaatacatttttttaaattgttaatactatggctttaaaaaaaatcgcacccCCTCGACCCCCTTGCGACCCCTTGGCCAAAGTCATaaacgtttaaaaatgtttgcaacggcttttaggatttttagaaaaaagttgtggtttgcttgttttcaaataaattatcgaaatttaacaaaacaaattggaAGAgctattttgtagattttggcatcgactacacagcaaaaaaaaatgataatattacatctgggaaggggtacatcttttatcaaaaaaagtgtaattttacctctgaaaattgaggtaaaattacatcataaaagaggtaaaccttcaaaaattacatatttcaaatttacacaatattttactgtgtagtttatataaatttaaaaccatctgtgtaattctcgctgaaaagTTTCCGGAAACTGATGCAATTTtaaagctttggtgtcttctgaaGTGTTGTTACAAACACTGAATAAAAAA
Coding sequences:
- the LOC120421337 gene encoding protein GDAP2 homolog isoform X7, producing the protein MAQMVAMESIDLNDTTVTIPAELPEEQIHIETAEERTTETYCPDAIGHVLATHIGKRTRILDGSFTYVELMKHYSSSLDDPDWQKENLYERLLRRAKTEDLSEVSGIGCLYQSGVDRLGRPVIVFCGKWFPAHNIDLEKALLYLIYLLDPIVKGDYVIAYFHTLTGSNNYPSLQWLKDVYSILPYKYKKNLKAFYIVHPTFWTKMMTWWFTTFMAPAIKTKVHSLPGVEHLYSAIAKDQLEIPAYITEYDMATNGIHYFQPVTNTSSPAS
- the LOC120421337 gene encoding protein GDAP2 homolog isoform X6; its protein translation is MINDSFEFSSDDDSDTSPHDLEMGSDVEYNNINLSLASHLGGGTHSFTHMQGDLDRQRLLGDRPRMVYESVVDDGLEGIEHQESSPLLVDCETTETYCPDAIGHVLATHIGKRTRILDGSFTYVELMKHYSSSLDDPDWQKENLYERLLRRAKTEDLSEVSGIGCLYQSGVDRLGRPVIVFCGKWFPAHNIDLEKALLYLIYLLDPIVKGDYVIAYFHTLTGSNNYPSLQWLKDVYSILPYKYKKNLKAFYIVHPTFWTKMMTWWFTTFMAPAIKTKVHSLPGVEHLYSAIAKDQLEIPAYITEYDMATNGIHYFQPVTNTSSPAS
- the LOC120421337 gene encoding protein GDAP2 homolog isoform X8, whose protein sequence is MINDSFEFSSDDDSDTSPHDLEMGSDVEYNNINLSLASHLGGGTHSFTHMQGDLDRQRLLGDRPRMVYESVVDDGLEGIEHQERYERLLRRAKTEDLSEVSGIGCLYQSGVDRLGRPVIVFCGKWFPAHNIDLEKALLYLIYLLDPIVKGDYVIAYFHTLTGSNNYPSLQWLKDVYSILPYKYKKNLKAFYIVHPTFWTKMMTWWFTTFMAPAIKTKVHSLPGVEHLYSAIAKDQLEIPAYITEYDMATNGIHYFQPVTNTSSPAS